In Vibrio atlanticus, the following proteins share a genomic window:
- the ybaK gene encoding Cys-tRNA(Pro) deacylase: MTPAINLAKKKKIAHSVHQYHHDANNTNYGLEAVEALGQDPKRVFKTLLFSLNGVAKDLAVAVIPVDQKLNLKFAAKAAKGKKAEMADPDIAQKTTGYVVGGISPLGQKKALPTFVHSSATDFETICVSAGKRGLEIELDPKDLVLLTRGQFAELCL, encoded by the coding sequence ATGACCCCTGCAATCAATCTCGCCAAGAAAAAGAAAATCGCTCACAGTGTGCATCAGTATCATCATGATGCGAATAACACGAATTATGGATTAGAGGCTGTCGAAGCGCTTGGTCAAGATCCCAAACGTGTATTCAAAACGCTTTTGTTCAGCTTGAATGGGGTGGCGAAAGATTTGGCGGTTGCCGTTATTCCCGTCGATCAGAAGCTAAATCTAAAGTTTGCAGCAAAAGCAGCGAAAGGTAAAAAAGCAGAGATGGCTGATCCAGATATTGCTCAGAAAACGACAGGTTATGTGGTGGGAGGAATCAGTCCTCTTGGTCAGAAAAAAGCATTGCCTACCTTTGTTCATTCCAGCGCTACCGATTTTGAAACGATATGTGTGAGTGCAGGGAAGAGAGGGTTAGAGATCGAGCTAGACCCGAAAGACTTAGTACTACTTACGCGTGGTCAGTTTGCTGAACTATGCCTGTAG
- the rluF gene encoding 23S rRNA pseudouridine(2604) synthase RluF codes for MSQESQAKRLNKYISETGFCSRREADKLIDAGRVTINGKIPEMGTKVLPGDDVEIDNKPVRSREKPIYIALNKPTGITCTTERDIPGNIVDFIGHHKRIFPIGRLDKPSDGLIFLTNDGDIVNKILRAGNNHEKEYVVRVDKPITTEFLKQMGAGVHILDTVTLPCKVEKETKFSFRITLTQGLNRQIRRMCEALGYEVFKLRRVRIMNISLDGIPNGKWRYLSDEEITEILAMCEGSVSTEDASKMNAKGQRIRKATDAKLFDSREENQTSTARRNQNENRTRTYRGNNADEFRHAPNSKRGRNSSNGESGGGGNTENWKSNSRSERSNSDKNRSDRNRTDRDNNERRSGKPTNRSQDSNRPNKPAPKRVGGTLGLKK; via the coding sequence ATGTCACAAGAATCCCAAGCTAAACGCCTTAATAAATACATCAGTGAAACTGGTTTTTGCTCACGCCGCGAAGCCGATAAGCTCATTGATGCTGGCCGAGTTACTATTAACGGTAAGATCCCTGAAATGGGTACTAAAGTCTTGCCTGGTGATGATGTTGAGATCGACAATAAACCTGTTCGTTCAAGAGAAAAGCCGATCTACATTGCTCTTAATAAACCAACAGGTATCACCTGTACTACTGAGCGTGATATTCCAGGCAACATCGTCGACTTTATAGGTCACCACAAGCGTATATTCCCTATTGGTCGTCTAGATAAGCCTTCTGATGGTCTTATCTTCTTGACCAACGACGGCGATATCGTAAACAAAATCCTACGTGCAGGTAACAACCACGAAAAAGAATACGTGGTTCGTGTAGATAAACCGATTACGACTGAGTTCTTGAAGCAAATGGGCGCTGGCGTTCATATTCTCGATACTGTTACCTTGCCATGTAAGGTAGAGAAAGAGACCAAGTTCTCGTTTCGCATCACATTAACGCAAGGCCTTAACCGTCAGATTCGCCGTATGTGTGAAGCTCTCGGATATGAAGTATTTAAGCTTCGCCGTGTTCGTATTATGAACATCTCATTAGACGGCATTCCTAACGGAAAATGGCGCTACCTGAGCGACGAAGAGATTACTGAAATCTTGGCGATGTGTGAAGGCTCAGTAAGTACTGAAGATGCGTCAAAAATGAACGCGAAAGGTCAACGCATTCGTAAAGCGACTGACGCGAAACTTTTTGATAGCCGTGAAGAGAACCAAACTTCAACAGCGCGCCGTAATCAAAACGAGAACCGTACTCGCACTTATCGCGGTAACAATGCGGATGAATTCCGTCATGCGCCTAACTCAAAGCGTGGCCGTAACTCATCGAACGGTGAAAGCGGTGGCGGTGGCAATACCGAGAACTGGAAATCAAACTCTCGTTCAGAGCGTTCTAATTCAGATAAAAACCGTTCGGATCGCAATCGCACAGATCGCGACAATAACGAACGTAGAAGCGGAAAGCCGACAAACCGCAGTCAAGATTCAAACAGACCGAACAAGCCTGCACCGAAACGTGTTGGTGGTACTTTAGGTTTGAAAAAGTAG
- the smrA gene encoding DNA endonuclease SmrA, which produces MSHDDDLDLFQEMMGDVKRIDHDTAEHQKVHRVTESHLAKREAAMWLSDDEKDYLSLDYSPMIKPDDVIAYKKDGVQEGVYKKLRLGKYPIQAKLDLHRKTLKDARNEVLSFLRQCLRMDVRTVIIVHGKGERSNPPAMMKSYVANWLTQINDVQCVHSAQQFHGGTGAVYVMLRKSNDKKLENRERHQKRSS; this is translated from the coding sequence ATGTCTCATGATGACGACTTAGATCTATTCCAAGAAATGATGGGCGATGTTAAACGTATCGACCATGACACCGCCGAACACCAGAAAGTACACCGAGTCACAGAATCTCACCTTGCTAAGCGTGAAGCCGCTATGTGGCTGTCTGACGACGAGAAAGACTACTTATCATTAGACTACTCTCCAATGATCAAACCTGACGATGTCATTGCTTATAAGAAAGATGGTGTACAAGAAGGCGTATACAAAAAGCTGCGCTTGGGCAAGTATCCAATTCAAGCCAAACTCGACCTTCACAGGAAAACACTGAAAGACGCTCGTAACGAAGTACTCTCATTTTTGCGTCAGTGTTTAAGAATGGATGTTCGCACCGTTATCATTGTCCACGGTAAAGGTGAGCGTTCGAATCCACCAGCAATGATGAAAAGCTACGTGGCAAATTGGCTAACACAAATTAACGATGTTCAATGTGTACATTCTGCTCAGCAATTTCACGGTGGTACAGGTGCGGTCTATGTCATGCTCAGAAAGAGTAATGACAAAAAGCTAGAGAACAGAGAGCGCCATCAAAAGCGCAGCAGTTGA
- a CDS encoding DUF3149 domain-containing protein: protein MDFWLELLFGNAVGLSSMIVIFGALGLMMFYGGFFIYKVMTEKSPH, encoded by the coding sequence ATGGACTTTTGGCTAGAACTCCTATTTGGTAATGCGGTGGGGCTATCTTCAATGATAGTAATATTCGGGGCTCTGGGTCTCATGATGTTCTATGGAGGCTTCTTCATCTACAAAGTTATGACTGAAAAATCTCCTCACTAG
- a CDS encoding TraB/GumN family protein produces the protein MRTFWYVTLFVLAFSAKHAVAEPLYWQAKKDDLTLTILGSVHVGDKSMYPLPSAITDALKNSDGLVIETDIRKTEGVVYPTTTVTTGDVLNKQQKQLLTSISNSLDMPTPQLLSSPPWATSLSIQMQQLKKLGYGSAGGVDATLAYKATIQDVPVVSLEPLQFQIDLMTKQKDDGKEWLVSSLEEFDQTDRVVHCLIESWKAGDVAKLEEFAKLSEMSPELEKAFLTDRNIDWANKLSANDWKLDSKESYLIVVGALHLIGEGNLLQLLEEKGFNVTQQSQSQQTRCQFETSDDN, from the coding sequence TTGCGCACATTTTGGTACGTAACTTTATTCGTTCTCGCATTTTCAGCCAAACATGCTGTGGCCGAACCTCTTTATTGGCAAGCCAAAAAGGATGATCTGACGCTTACTATCTTAGGTTCTGTGCACGTTGGGGATAAAAGTATGTACCCACTTCCTTCGGCAATCACCGACGCGCTAAAAAACAGTGATGGCTTAGTTATCGAAACGGATATAAGAAAGACAGAGGGCGTGGTGTATCCCACGACCACAGTGACCACGGGTGATGTATTAAACAAACAACAAAAACAATTATTAACGAGCATCTCAAACTCTCTAGATATGCCAACTCCGCAGCTACTTAGCTCACCGCCTTGGGCAACCTCTCTATCGATACAGATGCAGCAGTTGAAGAAACTTGGTTATGGTTCCGCCGGCGGCGTTGATGCGACGCTAGCTTACAAAGCGACTATCCAAGATGTTCCAGTTGTCAGCTTAGAACCGCTTCAATTCCAAATAGACCTGATGACAAAACAAAAGGACGACGGTAAGGAGTGGTTAGTCAGTAGCCTTGAAGAGTTTGACCAAACTGATCGTGTGGTTCATTGCCTAATTGAGAGCTGGAAAGCGGGTGATGTAGCGAAGCTTGAAGAGTTTGCGAAGCTATCTGAGATGTCACCTGAACTAGAGAAAGCATTTTTAACCGATCGCAATATAGACTGGGCAAACAAACTATCCGCCAATGATTGGAAACTTGACTCGAAAGAGAGCTACTTAATTGTGGTTGGCGCCTTGCACCTAATAGGAGAAGGTAACTTATTGCAGTTGTTAGAAGAGAAAGGTTTCAATGTCACTCAACAATCACAAAGCCAACAGACCCGGTGTCAATTTGAGACTAGTGACGACAACTAA
- a CDS encoding beta-N-acetylhexosaminidase — MLKRNLLSVAVLAGLTGCAVTQAPEQQVVNALADNLDVQYEILTNHGANEGMACQDLGAEWASCNKVNMTLTNDGEAIDSKDWTIYFHSIRLILDVDNEQFKITRVTGDLHKLEPTDKFDGFAAGEEVILPLTSEYWQLFETDFMPGAFVTAPNAEPKMIASLNTEDVASFVTGLEGNNLKRTPDDNNVMATAVTRFEKNADLATQDVSTTLLPTPMSVEAGEGSVSIAGGIALPKEAFDAEQFAAIEERADVVNVDVSGDLPVSVAVVPTQFTGDLAKSGAYELSISEEGIAIKAFDKTGAFYAVQSIFGLIDSQNAESLPQLSIKDAPRFDYRGVMVDVARNFHSKGAILATLDQMAAYKMNKLHLHLTDDEGWRLEIPGLPELTDVGSNRCFDLEEQSCLLPQLGSGPTTDNFGSGFFSKADYVEILSYAKARSIEVIPEIDMPAHARSAVVSMEARYTRLMAEGKEVEASEYRLMDPQDTSNVTTIQFYDKHSFINPCMESSTRFVDKVITEIAAMHNEAGMPLTTWHFGGDEAKNIKLGAGFQDVDAQDKVAWKGNIELDKQDKPFQQSPQCQSLIADGSVSDFGHLPGYFAKEVSKIVADKGIPHFQAWQDGLKYVEEGESGFATETTRVNFWDVLYWGGTSSVYDWSAKGYDVIVSNPDYVYMDMPYEVDAAERGYYWATRATDTRKMFGFAPENMPQNAETSLDRDGNGFSGKGEIEAKPFYGLSAQLWSETVRTDEQYEYMVFPRVLAAAERAWHRADWENDYKVGVEYSQDTDLVNKQSLNNDFNRFANIVGQRELAKLEKAGIDYRLPVPGAKVVDGKLAMNVQFPGVELQYSADGENWLTYDEQQRPSVSGETYIRSISESGEKVSRVTSVK, encoded by the coding sequence ATGTTGAAGAGAAACTTACTATCTGTAGCGGTACTGGCTGGTTTGACGGGTTGTGCTGTAACGCAAGCACCTGAGCAACAGGTGGTTAATGCACTGGCTGATAACCTTGATGTGCAATATGAAATTCTAACCAATCACGGTGCGAATGAAGGCATGGCTTGTCAGGACCTAGGTGCTGAGTGGGCGTCATGTAATAAAGTGAACATGACCCTGACCAATGACGGTGAAGCGATTGATTCGAAAGATTGGACTATCTACTTCCATAGTATTCGCCTTATTTTAGATGTTGATAACGAACAATTTAAAATCACTCGTGTAACGGGTGACCTACACAAACTAGAACCTACAGATAAGTTCGATGGTTTTGCCGCTGGTGAAGAAGTGATTCTTCCGTTAACGAGTGAGTACTGGCAACTGTTTGAAACTGACTTTATGCCGGGTGCATTCGTAACTGCGCCAAACGCAGAACCTAAGATGATTGCTTCATTGAATACTGAAGATGTCGCGTCGTTCGTAACAGGTTTGGAAGGAAACAACCTTAAGCGTACACCTGATGACAACAATGTCATGGCGACTGCGGTTACGCGTTTCGAAAAGAATGCGGATCTAGCAACGCAAGACGTTTCAACAACGCTTTTACCAACCCCAATGTCGGTAGAAGCGGGGGAAGGTTCAGTGAGTATTGCTGGTGGTATTGCCCTACCTAAAGAGGCATTCGATGCTGAGCAGTTCGCTGCAATTGAAGAACGTGCAGATGTGGTAAACGTAGATGTGAGTGGCGACCTACCTGTTAGTGTTGCCGTTGTTCCTACTCAGTTTACGGGTGATTTAGCAAAATCTGGCGCTTATGAACTAAGCATCTCGGAAGAGGGGATTGCGATTAAAGCGTTTGATAAAACAGGTGCTTTCTACGCAGTTCAGTCTATTTTTGGCCTAATAGACAGTCAGAACGCTGAATCACTACCACAACTGTCGATCAAAGATGCACCACGCTTTGATTACCGTGGTGTGATGGTGGATGTTGCTCGAAACTTCCACTCAAAAGGTGCCATCCTAGCGACGCTAGATCAAATGGCTGCATACAAGATGAATAAACTTCACCTTCACTTAACTGATGATGAAGGTTGGCGTTTAGAAATCCCAGGTTTACCAGAGCTAACGGATGTAGGGTCTAATCGTTGTTTTGATTTGGAAGAGCAAAGCTGTTTACTGCCTCAGCTAGGTTCAGGTCCAACAACAGACAACTTTGGCTCTGGTTTCTTTAGTAAAGCGGATTACGTCGAGATCTTAAGCTACGCAAAAGCGCGCAGCATCGAAGTAATTCCAGAAATTGATATGCCAGCACACGCTCGTTCTGCTGTGGTATCAATGGAAGCGCGTTACACTCGCCTAATGGCGGAAGGCAAAGAAGTTGAAGCAAGTGAATATCGCTTGATGGATCCACAAGATACTTCAAACGTGACGACTATTCAGTTCTACGATAAGCACAGCTTCATCAACCCATGTATGGAATCATCGACTCGCTTTGTTGATAAAGTGATTACTGAAATTGCAGCAATGCACAATGAAGCGGGTATGCCGCTAACGACTTGGCACTTTGGTGGTGATGAAGCGAAAAACATCAAGCTAGGCGCAGGATTTCAAGATGTTGATGCTCAAGACAAAGTGGCATGGAAAGGTAACATTGAGCTAGACAAGCAAGACAAGCCATTCCAACAGTCTCCACAATGTCAGTCTTTGATTGCTGATGGTTCAGTGAGTGATTTTGGTCACCTGCCTGGCTACTTTGCAAAAGAAGTATCAAAAATTGTTGCAGACAAAGGCATTCCTCACTTCCAAGCTTGGCAAGATGGCTTGAAGTATGTGGAAGAGGGGGAATCTGGCTTCGCTACTGAAACGACTCGCGTTAACTTCTGGGACGTTCTTTACTGGGGCGGCACTTCATCAGTGTACGATTGGTCAGCGAAAGGTTATGACGTGATTGTCTCTAACCCAGATTACGTATACATGGATATGCCATATGAAGTAGATGCCGCAGAGCGTGGTTACTACTGGGCAACGCGTGCAACGGATACTCGTAAGATGTTTGGCTTCGCACCAGAAAACATGCCACAAAACGCGGAAACATCATTGGACCGTGACGGCAATGGCTTTTCTGGTAAAGGCGAGATTGAAGCAAAACCTTTCTACGGTTTGTCGGCGCAACTTTGGTCTGAAACCGTACGTACTGACGAGCAGTATGAATACATGGTATTCCCACGAGTTCTTGCAGCAGCAGAGCGCGCATGGCACAGAGCGGATTGGGAAAACGACTACAAAGTGGGCGTTGAGTACTCTCAAGATACTGACTTAGTAAATAAGCAGTCTTTAAACAACGACTTTAATCGCTTCGCGAATATTGTTGGTCAACGTGAACTGGCTAAGCTTGAGAAAGCGGGTATTGATTACCGACTACCAGTTCCGGGGGCAAAAGTTGTTGATGGCAAGCTAGCGATGAACGTTCAATTCCCTGGCGTAGAGCTTCAATACTCAGCGGATGGTGAAAACTGGTTAACGTATGATGAGCAGCAACGTCCATCGGTTTCTGGCGAAACTTACATCCGCTCTATCTCTGAAAGTGGCGAGAAAGTAAGTCGAGTGACTTCGGTGAAATAA
- a CDS encoding oligogalacturonate-specific porin KdgM family protein — protein sequence MKKIIALSALSLAFASSAFAGSSYVTGNIQFHDDGRIHGSDMTSTLEAGHTFDNSLGGLTVYTEFDGIQLGDLEGLTAAETGGDATTGQANAFITVGGEQAFNITDNLWVAAGYQHVFSAGESIQFRPLVKIGYNFDNGISISNRTRAHIDDTSADADTDYRMDNRIAYSVNEDLALSYNNVYMIDAEAMDHELRATWTRQGVQPYFEFRSQANGVDFANGASKTNNAFVFGASYGF from the coding sequence ATGAAAAAAATTATCGCTCTAAGTGCACTTTCTCTTGCTTTCGCTTCTAGTGCTTTCGCTGGTTCTTCTTACGTTACAGGTAATATCCAATTTCACGACGATGGCCGTATCCACGGTTCTGATATGACTTCGACTCTAGAAGCTGGCCACACGTTTGACAACTCTCTAGGCGGTTTAACTGTTTACACTGAGTTTGATGGCATCCAACTTGGCGACCTTGAAGGTTTAACTGCTGCTGAAACTGGTGGCGACGCAACAACTGGTCAAGCAAATGCATTCATCACTGTTGGTGGTGAGCAAGCTTTCAATATCACTGACAACCTATGGGTTGCAGCGGGTTACCAACATGTCTTCTCTGCTGGCGAGAGCATTCAGTTCCGTCCACTGGTTAAAATTGGTTACAACTTCGACAACGGTATCTCTATTAGTAACCGTACTCGTGCACACATCGATGACACTTCTGCAGATGCTGACACTGATTACCGCATGGATAACCGCATTGCTTACTCTGTAAACGAAGACCTAGCGCTTAGCTACAACAACGTATACATGATTGATGCTGAAGCTATGGATCACGAGCTTCGTGCAACATGGACTCGTCAAGGTGTTCAACCTTACTTCGAATTCCGTAGCCAAGCTAACGGAGTTGATTTCGCGAACGGCGCGTCTAAAACAAACAACGCATTCGTATTCGGTGCATCTTACGGCTTCTAA
- a CDS encoding DUF411 domain-containing protein, protein MIRKIMTLTALAAISGQALATDVLNHKSPYCGCCSEWTEHMQDAGFNVTEKLHDDMNPIKQKLGITQKLASCHTAEIDGYVFEGHIPAEDVKAFLANPPRNAIGLAVPGMPMGSPGMEYGDKKDEYSVYAFNKEGQVFEYRHYSGK, encoded by the coding sequence ATGATTCGTAAAATTATGACTCTTACAGCACTCGCTGCAATTTCAGGGCAAGCTCTCGCTACTGATGTTTTAAATCATAAATCCCCATACTGCGGCTGCTGCTCAGAATGGACAGAGCATATGCAAGACGCCGGATTCAATGTGACAGAGAAACTCCACGATGACATGAACCCGATCAAGCAGAAATTAGGAATAACGCAAAAGCTAGCCTCTTGCCATACAGCAGAGATCGACGGGTACGTATTCGAAGGACACATTCCAGCAGAGGACGTGAAAGCCTTTCTAGCAAACCCACCACGCAATGCGATTGGCTTGGCGGTACCAGGCATGCCAATGGGCTCTCCAGGCATGGAATATGGCGATAAGAAAGACGAATATTCTGTGTATGCGTTTAACAAGGAAGGTCAGGTATTTGAATACCGTCATTACAGCGGAAAATAG
- a CDS encoding copper-translocating P-type ATPase, which translates to MLGLDENWSIDMNHYTAVLNGLNCMGCAEKVRTLFDDLDNTKINDISPTYIDISTPFSYVQLNQQLATLGYSMGNSLHLSLSGLSCGKCVSKLTQALEQTELISDLEVSKHELSLVTLLSESELIELIESVGYHATPYSEINEPLSNSDSEDDKKTVPVEPKQAKPAASQYTYHLVLEGMTCASCVSSVEKALKKNEFVDQAQINLAEQTALVFTSETRDVIESALIESVKNAGYGAEFVDDAATQQQKQQEQQLRTQKAFLKNSVSALLIGAPLMAWGLFGGSMTIATFNDQLAWGLIGVVCLVLLATSGRSFFTNAWQSLMHKRATMDTLVALGTGAAWFYSMLVVLIPSWFPEPSRHVYFEASAMIVGLISLGHYIEAKAKARTTKSLQALINLQPQKAVVIVDGKEQTIAIEAIQVGMQVRVKPGEKVPVDGVVVSGESYINESMLTGEPLPNVKSINDGVSAGTINGDGSLIIEATGIGSSTMLARIIQMVRQAQSSKPAIAKLADSISAVFVPVVVAIAATAALVWFFVGPQPSASYMLVVSTTVLIIACPCALGLATPLSITVGVGKAAEFGVLIKDADVLQSASKIDAVVFDKTGTLTQGKPTVQQAFYDDLSEQELLAYAYSVEVGSEHPLAKAVCQYAESLQVSALPHSEFENQRGLGVQAIINGKNVQVGSLKYLTQLGINTDIGADFIELCRTQAWTPIFVVIDQKLEGIFGISDALKIDSKQAIAQLKSAGIHTVLLTGDNDSVAQAIGKSVCIDEVISEVLPEQKAQQIVQLQQQYKSVAMVGDGINDAPALAQADIGIAMGSGSDVAIESAQMTLLNSSPLSVSNAIELSQATVRNMKQNLFGAFIYNSLGIPIAAGVLYPFFGFLLSPVVAGAAMAMSSITVVSNANRLRLFKPTHSNINKNHIHEVHHDS; encoded by the coding sequence ATGTTAGGGCTAGATGAAAATTGGAGTATCGATATGAACCATTACACAGCTGTGCTCAACGGCCTAAATTGCATGGGGTGTGCTGAGAAGGTCCGCACATTGTTTGACGATCTCGATAATACGAAGATCAACGACATATCGCCGACCTACATCGATATTTCTACTCCTTTTAGTTACGTTCAACTCAACCAACAGTTAGCGACCCTTGGTTATTCCATGGGTAACTCGCTGCATCTTTCATTATCAGGGCTCAGCTGTGGTAAGTGCGTGAGTAAATTGACTCAAGCGCTTGAGCAGACCGAGCTAATCTCAGACCTAGAAGTCAGCAAACATGAATTGTCGTTGGTTACTCTGCTTTCAGAATCCGAGCTTATTGAGCTAATCGAAAGTGTGGGTTATCACGCGACTCCTTACTCTGAAATTAATGAGCCTTTATCTAATTCAGATTCAGAAGACGATAAAAAAACAGTGCCCGTGGAACCGAAACAAGCTAAACCTGCTGCTAGCCAATATACCTATCACCTTGTTCTTGAGGGAATGACGTGTGCGAGTTGTGTTTCTTCGGTAGAGAAAGCACTGAAAAAGAATGAGTTCGTCGACCAAGCTCAGATCAACCTCGCTGAACAGACAGCCTTGGTCTTCACATCTGAAACACGTGACGTCATCGAGAGCGCGCTAATAGAATCGGTAAAAAACGCAGGTTACGGTGCCGAGTTCGTTGATGACGCGGCAACTCAACAACAAAAACAGCAAGAGCAACAACTTCGTACCCAAAAAGCTTTCCTAAAGAATTCAGTAAGCGCGCTACTTATCGGTGCTCCGCTGATGGCGTGGGGTCTGTTTGGTGGCAGCATGACTATTGCTACATTTAACGACCAATTGGCTTGGGGCTTAATAGGTGTTGTCTGTTTGGTACTGCTTGCGACCTCAGGACGCAGCTTCTTTACTAACGCTTGGCAATCACTGATGCACAAGCGTGCAACCATGGATACCTTGGTCGCTCTAGGTACAGGCGCGGCATGGTTCTATTCAATGCTGGTTGTGCTGATTCCATCATGGTTCCCAGAACCATCACGCCATGTCTATTTTGAAGCGAGCGCAATGATTGTCGGCCTTATCTCTTTGGGTCACTACATCGAAGCCAAAGCCAAGGCACGCACCACCAAATCTTTGCAAGCACTGATTAATTTACAGCCTCAAAAAGCGGTGGTTATCGTCGATGGCAAAGAACAAACCATCGCCATAGAAGCGATTCAGGTCGGCATGCAAGTTCGAGTGAAGCCAGGAGAAAAAGTCCCTGTCGATGGTGTCGTGGTATCTGGCGAATCTTATATCAATGAATCGATGTTGACCGGTGAACCACTTCCCAACGTTAAATCAATTAATGATGGCGTTTCTGCTGGTACCATTAATGGCGATGGTAGCTTAATTATTGAGGCGACAGGGATTGGCTCAAGCACCATGCTGGCTCGAATCATTCAAATGGTACGCCAAGCACAAAGCAGTAAACCAGCAATCGCCAAGCTTGCAGACTCTATCTCTGCCGTTTTCGTCCCTGTTGTGGTCGCGATCGCAGCAACTGCTGCCTTAGTTTGGTTTTTTGTTGGCCCACAACCGAGTGCCAGTTACATGCTCGTGGTATCAACCACAGTGCTGATCATCGCTTGTCCATGTGCATTAGGCCTAGCCACACCACTCTCAATTACTGTCGGCGTAGGTAAAGCGGCTGAGTTTGGCGTTCTTATTAAAGATGCGGATGTATTGCAGTCTGCCAGCAAGATCGATGCTGTTGTGTTTGATAAAACCGGCACCCTAACTCAAGGTAAGCCAACCGTTCAGCAAGCCTTTTATGACGACTTATCAGAACAAGAACTGTTGGCTTATGCCTATTCGGTAGAGGTAGGGTCAGAACACCCGCTAGCGAAAGCCGTTTGCCAATATGCTGAGAGCTTACAAGTTTCAGCACTACCCCACAGCGAATTCGAAAACCAACGAGGGCTTGGAGTACAGGCAATAATTAACGGCAAAAACGTTCAAGTAGGCTCACTTAAGTACCTCACCCAACTCGGCATCAATACAGACATTGGCGCAGACTTTATCGAGCTTTGTCGTACACAAGCATGGACACCCATCTTCGTTGTAATCGACCAAAAACTGGAAGGCATCTTCGGTATTTCAGACGCGTTAAAAATAGATAGCAAACAGGCGATAGCTCAACTAAAATCCGCCGGAATTCACACTGTGCTATTAACGGGCGACAACGACTCTGTGGCTCAAGCGATAGGTAAAAGCGTCTGTATCGATGAAGTGATTTCAGAAGTACTGCCAGAGCAGAAAGCGCAACAGATTGTTCAGCTACAACAGCAATATAAGAGTGTTGCCATGGTCGGAGACGGCATTAACGACGCGCCAGCTCTGGCTCAAGCGGATATAGGAATAGCAATGGGCAGTGGCAGTGACGTCGCGATCGAAAGTGCGCAAATGACGCTGCTCAACTCGTCGCCACTCTCGGTGAGCAATGCGATCGAGCTATCCCAAGCGACCGTGAGAAACATGAAACAAAATTTATTTGGCGCCTTCATCTATAACTCGCTAGGCATCCCTATTGCGGCAGGTGTGCTCTACCCATTTTTCGGGTTTCTGCTTAGCCCGGTGGTTGCAGGCGCTGCGATGGCGATGTCTTCGATTACGGTTGTAAGCAATGCCAACAGGCTAAGACTGTTCAAGCCCACTCATTCCAATATCAACAAAAACCATATTCATGAGGTTCACCATGATTCGTAA